A region of Rhizorhabdus wittichii RW1 DNA encodes the following proteins:
- a CDS encoding Pyrrolo-quinoline quinone (SMART: Pyrrolo-quinoline quinone), translating into MTRKFFALTAALAMTTMLAGCGIFGGGEGKKPKTPVLGQRIPILTAETGAEVDPTLEVVPVTVPAEQVNPEWAQPGGNATKSMGHVALGQQLGVAWDRKIAGSTKKARLAAGPVVGGGRVYVIDVDAEIHAYDLKTGAPAWTAVLSDKGGNKASLFGGGVSYSNGKVFATNGVGDAAAFDAGNGSQLWKVRPGGPLRGAPSVGSDAVYVMSQDNQLFALKETNGELIWTASGSLENAAVFGVGAPAIGQGTVVAGFSSGELTAYRYENGRAVWQDSLSRTSITTSVASLVDIDASPVIDQGRVYAVGQGGRMVAMDILTGQRLWELNIAGIETPWVAGEWLFLVTDDAKLLCIARNSGRIRWQTQLTRWKNVKKKSKPIGWSGPILAGGRLILTNTEGQVVNVAVDTGKVGSITKLGDTIYAAPVVADNTLLVLTDKGKLVAYR; encoded by the coding sequence ATGACCCGGAAGTTTTTCGCGCTCACGGCGGCGCTGGCGATGACGACGATGCTCGCCGGCTGCGGCATCTTCGGCGGCGGCGAGGGCAAGAAGCCCAAGACCCCGGTGCTGGGCCAGCGCATCCCGATCCTGACCGCCGAGACCGGCGCGGAGGTCGATCCGACGCTGGAGGTGGTGCCGGTCACCGTGCCCGCCGAGCAGGTCAATCCCGAATGGGCCCAGCCGGGCGGCAACGCCACCAAGTCGATGGGCCATGTCGCGCTCGGCCAGCAGCTCGGCGTCGCCTGGGACCGCAAGATCGCCGGATCGACCAAGAAGGCCCGGCTCGCGGCCGGCCCGGTGGTCGGCGGCGGCCGCGTCTATGTGATCGACGTCGATGCCGAGATCCACGCCTATGACCTCAAGACCGGCGCGCCGGCCTGGACCGCCGTGCTATCCGACAAGGGCGGCAACAAGGCGTCGCTGTTCGGCGGCGGCGTCAGCTACAGCAACGGCAAGGTGTTCGCGACCAACGGCGTCGGCGATGCCGCCGCGTTCGACGCCGGCAACGGCAGCCAGCTCTGGAAGGTGCGCCCGGGCGGCCCGCTGCGCGGCGCCCCGTCGGTCGGGAGCGATGCCGTCTATGTGATGAGCCAGGACAACCAGCTCTTCGCGCTCAAGGAAACCAATGGCGAGCTGATCTGGACCGCGAGCGGCAGCCTCGAGAACGCCGCCGTGTTCGGCGTCGGCGCGCCCGCCATCGGCCAGGGCACCGTCGTCGCCGGCTTCTCGTCGGGCGAGCTGACCGCCTATCGCTACGAGAATGGCCGCGCGGTGTGGCAGGATTCGCTGTCGCGCACCAGCATCACCACCTCGGTCGCCAGCCTCGTCGACATCGACGCCTCGCCGGTGATCGACCAGGGCCGCGTCTATGCCGTCGGCCAGGGCGGCCGCATGGTCGCGATGGACATCCTCACCGGCCAGCGCCTGTGGGAGCTCAACATCGCCGGCATCGAGACGCCGTGGGTCGCGGGCGAATGGCTGTTCCTCGTCACCGACGACGCCAAGCTGCTCTGCATCGCCCGCAACAGCGGCCGCATCCGCTGGCAGACCCAGCTCACCCGCTGGAAGAACGTCAAGAAGAAGAGCAAGCCGATCGGCTGGTCGGGCCCGATCCTCGCCGGCGGCCGCCTGATCCTCACCAACACCGAGGGCCAGGTCGTCAACGTCGCGGTCGACACCGGCAAGGTCGGCTCGATCACCAAGCTCGGCGACACCATCTACGCCGCGCCGGTGGTGGCGGACAACACGCTGCTCGTGCTGACCGACAAGGGAAAGCTGGTAGCGTATCGGTAG
- a CDS encoding small GTP-binding protein (TIGRFAM: small GTP-binding protein~PFAM: GTP-binding protein, HSR1-related; Miro domain protein) has product MAQLPTVAIVGRPNVGKSTLFNRLVGKKLALVDDRPGVTRDRREGDATLIGLDFRVIDTAGFETDDPQTLPGRMRAQTQAAVREADVALFMVDARAGVTPLDEEVALWLRGEDTPVVLVANKAEGKATEAGVHEAYGLGLGDPIPFSAEHGEGLVDLFEALRPHIERDEDQDGEEGEDEDAAGPLKLAIVGRPNAGKSTLINKILGEQRMITGPEAGITRDSIAIDWDWHAPDGTVRPIRLIDTAGMRKRAKVQDKLEKLSVADGLRAVDFAEVVVLLLDATLGLEAQDLRIADKVLQEGRALIIALSKWDVAADPPALFQGVRTALDEGLAQVKGLPLLTVSGVSGRGVDQLLQAAHETREAWSQRVSTAKLNRWFERAIEANPPPAPGGKRIKLRYLTQARTRPPSFVLFGTRVDQLPESYRRYLVNGIRRDLGFGSVPVRLTLRAPKNPFD; this is encoded by the coding sequence ATGGCACAGCTCCCCACCGTCGCGATCGTCGGCCGGCCCAATGTCGGCAAGTCGACGCTGTTCAACCGTCTCGTCGGCAAGAAGCTGGCGCTGGTCGACGACCGGCCCGGCGTCACGCGCGATCGGCGCGAAGGCGACGCGACCCTGATCGGTCTCGACTTCCGCGTGATCGACACCGCCGGCTTCGAGACCGACGATCCGCAGACGCTGCCCGGCCGGATGCGCGCGCAGACCCAGGCGGCGGTGCGCGAGGCCGATGTCGCGCTGTTCATGGTCGACGCGCGGGCGGGCGTGACCCCGCTCGACGAGGAGGTTGCCCTGTGGCTGCGTGGCGAGGACACGCCGGTGGTGCTCGTCGCCAACAAGGCGGAAGGCAAGGCGACCGAAGCCGGCGTGCATGAGGCTTACGGCCTGGGCCTCGGCGATCCGATCCCCTTTTCGGCCGAACATGGCGAGGGCCTGGTCGACCTGTTCGAAGCATTGCGGCCGCATATCGAGCGCGACGAGGATCAGGACGGCGAAGAGGGCGAGGACGAGGATGCGGCCGGCCCGCTCAAGCTGGCGATCGTCGGCCGTCCCAATGCCGGCAAGTCGACCCTGATCAACAAGATCCTCGGCGAGCAGCGGATGATCACCGGTCCCGAAGCGGGGATCACCCGCGATTCGATCGCGATCGACTGGGACTGGCATGCCCCCGACGGCACGGTCCGGCCGATCCGGCTGATCGACACGGCCGGGATGCGCAAGCGCGCCAAGGTGCAGGACAAGCTGGAGAAGCTGTCGGTCGCCGACGGCCTGCGCGCGGTCGACTTCGCCGAGGTCGTGGTGCTGCTGCTCGACGCGACGCTGGGGCTGGAGGCGCAGGACCTGCGCATCGCCGACAAGGTGCTGCAGGAAGGCCGCGCGCTGATCATCGCGCTGAGCAAATGGGACGTCGCCGCCGATCCGCCCGCGCTGTTCCAGGGCGTCCGCACCGCGCTCGACGAGGGGCTGGCGCAGGTCAAGGGCCTGCCGCTGCTCACCGTCTCGGGGGTCAGCGGCCGCGGCGTCGACCAGCTCCTCCAGGCCGCGCACGAGACGCGCGAGGCTTGGTCGCAGCGCGTGTCGACCGCGAAGCTCAACCGCTGGTTCGAGCGCGCGATCGAGGCCAATCCGCCGCCCGCGCCCGGCGGCAAGCGGATCAAGCTGCGCTACCTGACCCAGGCGCGGACCCGGCCGCCCAGCTTCGTGCTGTTCGGCACCCGCGTCGACCAGTTGCCCGAAAGCTACCGCCGCTACCTCGTCAACGGCATCCGCCGCGATCTCGGCTTCGGTTCGGTGCCGGTGCGGCTGACCTTGCGCGCGCCGAAGAATCCGTTCGACTGA